CATGAGTATGGCTGAGAAGAAAACGATCCTTATCAATATGGATATGAGAAAGCCGACACTGCATGAAAGGTTTGGTCTTGAGAATGTGCGGGGAATGAGTACACTGCTATCCAAGCATACCAGCTTGGCTAAAGTGATACAGCATACTGAATACACCCATCTTGATGTCATTACCTCCGGTCCTGTACCTCCAAACCCGAGTGAATTGATACAGGGTGATCTGATGAAAAAAGTACTTGAAAAGCTAAGTGAAGTGTACGATGTCATCATTATGGATACCCCACCTGTCGGCCTTGTTACAGATGCCAGAACGTTGATGCATCTTTCAGATACAAGTATTTTTGTTCTCAGGGCGGAGTATTCGAAAAAAGGCTTCATAAAAGGGATAGATGAGCTGTATAAGCATGACGGGATCAGAGGTCTTGGTATCCTTCTGAATGATATGAAGATGGACAGAAGTGGCTATGGTTACGGCTATGGCTATGGTTATGGCTATTATGAGGAAGATCAAAAGTAATGTTCTCTTTTTTTAAAAAGAAAGAAGAGAAAAAATCTGCTCCCAGATTAAGAGTGGATCTCCATTCCCACCTTATCCCCGGTATAGACGACGGTTCCCAAAGTATGGAAGAGAGCCTCTCTCTGCTAAGAGGCATGAAATCATTGGGCTATGAAAAAGTGATCACGACCCCACATATTATGTCCGATGCCTACAAGAATACGCCAAAGAACATCAAAGAGGGGCTGATAAAGCTTCGTGAGACTGCTTTAAATGAAGGTATAGAGATCGAGATCAATGCTGCTGCAGAGTATTACCTGGATGATGGTTTTGTCGATCTTCTGGAGCAGGGAGAGATGATGACAGTCAATGGAAAATACCTGCTTTTTGAAACCTCTTATGTCTCCAAACCGCTGCGTACGGAAGAGATGATCTTTGAGATCACTTCTGCAGGCTATACTCCCATTATGGCACATCCTGAACGTTACCGTTACATCAAAGAGCCTATGAAAGAGTATGGCAGATTTAAAGAACTTGGTGTGTTGTTTCAGGTCAACCTCAACTCTTTTGGCGGACATTATGGCAGATCGGCAAAAGTGTTGGCCGATTTTTTAAGCAAGAATGGAATGATAGACTATCTCGGTTCGGACGTGCATCATCAAAAACATGTAAGCAGTCTCAAAAATATTTTTCTCTCAGATGTCTACAGGGAAATATTTGAACATAATAAAATCTTAAATCATCAACTTGTTTAATTTTTATATGCTATAATATTAAATTATGAACAAGGAAATTTGAACAAGGAGAGGAAAATGTTAAAAAAATCAATAGCTGTGCTCGGAGCACTGCTTATGCTGGTTGGATGCGGAAGTCTGGACTCGGAATACCAACTGGTACAAAATGAGAAAAGTACGGTACAGGAAGATGTAGCCGTACCAAAGGGGAGTATTGAGTATCGTATTCTGCCGCAAGATAGGTTGAAGGTCGTATTTTACCGTGATCCGCAGCAGAGTGCAGAGGTATCGACAGGGGAACTGGGACAGGAGATGAACACAGATGGTATTCTGGTAAACACCGCCGGTTATGTGACACTTCCGCTTATAGGAAAAGTGAAAGTAGCAGGCTTGACGCAAACACAGGCAGCAGACCGCATTACCCAGCGTCTTAGAAAATACCTTAATTCGCCTTCTGTCTATGTGGAAGTCATGAACAAGCGTATTTATGTCCTTGGAGAGGTCAACAAACCGGGTGTTGTAAAGCTTGACAGAGAGAAGATGACGCTTTTTGAAGCGATCGCATTTTCGGGAGACCTGACAGACAATGCAGTAAGAGACAACATCATCATTGTCTCAAACAAACCGGGAAAAGGATTGACAATGAGAAGTGTCGACCTGACCAATTTCAAAACAATGCGTTATGCTTCTTTGATGCTGAGACCGAACGATATTGTCTATGTACAGCCGGACGGATGGAAAGAGTTCAGGGTCAAGTCAAACAATTTCACAGCACCGTTCGAGACCATTACGAAGATTGCAGCACCGTTTGTAACACTTAAGTACCTTAGCGATTAAGCCATTCGATAATGCTGCTGTTTGAATTCATTTCTGTCTTTGTGCTCTCGGCTCTCTTGATATATGTGGTGAAAGAGCACGCGGAGAAGTGGGGTATGACCGATATTCCCAATGACCGGAGTACACATGTACATCACACAGTCAGAGGGGCGGGCATAGGATTTTATCTGGCCACGGTCATTGTCTTGGCACTCTTCAGCCATGAGATGGTCCTTTCTCACCTCTGGACCTTTGTCGCCATCTTTCTGGTCTTTTTTGTCGGGGTACTGGATGACCATAATGATACCTCTCCCAATACCAAATTCTTTATTATCATCCTCAGTACGGTCTTTCTCTATTTTGATGGTATCGTGATTAGTGATCTGGGTATTTTTTTCGGTGTTGAACTTTCTCTGGGATGGTTCGCTCTGCCTTTTACGATCTTTGCCGTCACAGGCTTTACCAATGCCCTCAATCTCATTGACGGACTTGACGGATTGGCAGGGACGATCTCCATTGTTATTTTATTGGGATTCTTTACCGTAGGTTATCAATACGATGATCTGTTCATGATGTACCTATCGGGCTCCTTTATCGCGGCACTTTCAGCATTCCTCATCTATAACTGGCATCCTGCTTCCATTTTTATGGGTGACAGCGGCTCTTTGACCCTGGGATTCATCATTTCACTATTGGCCATCAGGTCGCTGGAGTATCTGCCTACGATCAGTATACTCTTTGTGGCAGCCATTCCGATTTTGGATACACTGGTAGTGATGATAAGACGTAAACGTAACGGGCGCTCGATGTTCTCTGCGGACCGCTGCCATATCCACCATATCCTGAGACATTTCTTTGCGGAAGATACACCCAAAACAGTCTTTTTTCTGGGGGTATTCCAGGCGGTCTACACTTTCACGGGTCTGCAGTTGGCCAAAGATACGGACGAGGGCTATCTTCTTATGCTCTTTGCACTGAATGTGATCACTTTCTATCTTTTCCTTGGTGCGATGATCAAGAGACAGAAAAGAGAGTGTTGACTGTATTTGATCGGTATTCAAAATAGATTTTCATTCTCCCTTAACTAGGCATTTTTAGAAAAAAAATATCTCCAAAATGCCCTTACTAAAATAATCCCCCGGCGTTATACTTTCTCATATCAATATAAGGATATGAGATGACCAGAAAGAAAGAGAAGATACTCCTAAACAAGATTGAGATCATAGGTACGATTGTACTGGTTGCAGGTGTGGTACTTGCATTGATCTTCGCCAGATGAAATGGTATGAAATGAAAACACTGAATGACACGCTTAACGCACTGCAAAGAAAAATGTTCGAGTACTACATGGCCTATAGAAGCGGAAGGATCTCCCAGAATGAATATCTCTTCAAGGTCAGATCTATAGACAAACAGATAGACAGGATCGAGCTTTCTGTCCTCAGACGACTGAAATTTGAATCCAGTTAGTGTTTGAAGGATCTGTGCTTCATTACTCTTCAGGACATTCCTGCCTGGAAAGTATCATCTTCACGGTATATTCGGAAGCAAGAAAATTGGAGAGTGACTCTCTGTAGGTCTGAATGGTTTTGCCATTATCCAGTGTCATACTGTAATGTTCTTTGAGATTCATATTTACGAGTAGTTTTCTGGCATCCTCCATCATGGTCGCCACTCCTACTTCCTCAATCGCTTTCTGGTTGGCTATGAGATGGGCATAGTAGCGGATAAAAAGCATGGTGGCAGCCTTCTCATTCATGGCAAAGAAAGAGATGACATAGCTGGAACCCATCTCATCGAATGAAGCAAAATCTTCCAGTGTCAGATCCTTTTCCCTTATCTCAAGATTGATGATCTTCTCAAAGGCTTCAGGTTTGAGTCTGAGTGTAAAAAGAAGTCCGAAGAACTGCCCTTTGTAGTCACAGACGAAAAATGAGTTTGAAGGGTGCAGTGCCCACTCTTTGAAGTGTTCAGGAAGCAGTTCTGTAAATTTGTGGTTGAAGCCTCTGTCCAGGTCAATGTTGATATCAATGATCTTGTCGATCATCTCTGAGTTACGAAGCTGAAGTACTTTAAGGTCATCGGCACCTATCATCTTCTGTGGAAAATTGAGTATAAGTTCTTTGCTTTTCCCAAGAAGATTTCTCATCCCCGCTTTACAGATCATCTCTTCAGCATCTGTTTCGCTGTACTCCTCCCAGCAGGGCAGTGCAGAGTTGGTACGTGTCTGAAAATACTGCATGATACGGACCTGCCTGGAGAGTTTCGGTTTTACAATACTGCGTTCCCACTTGCTCAGTGTACTGGTTTCAAGCCCGGTAAAACTCCCTATATCATAGTTGTAGAGTTCCTGTACCAGCTGTTCCTGCGTAAGGTGGGCATGTTCTCTGCATGATCTCAGATATTCGTTGAAGTGCACGGGAATGACCTTGTTTTTTTATTGTGTTCCAGTATATCAAAGTTGTGGTTAGAGAATTAAAATAGACATTTAGGAGATGAAAGAGATGATATAAAAGGATTATGCCTCCCATGCAATATCATATCTTGTACTTCTTCCTCCATGTCCTTCAATTTCCCGTATCAGACCTTTGTCTACCAATTCTTTGATATGACGTGAAGCAGTGACCTGTGTTGTGCCGGTGATACTTCTGTATTTCTTATTGGTCAAACCGCCTTCAAATTTCCCCTCTCCCGCATCTAAAAGCTTATTGAGCATTTTAATCTGTTTCTCATTGAGATGGAGATCTCTGGTTCTATCCCAGAATTTTGCTTTCTTGACAACGGTTTGGATATTTTCCAAAGAGATATGAATGGCACTGTTTATCATATTGGTATGCCAGAGGATCCATAGTGTAAAGTCATAGGCTAGGTTATACAGCAGTTTATTGGTCTTTTCCAGGATATTATAATAATTCCTTTTGTCATCTATGACCGCAGAGGAGATGGAAAAGTATTTATGGCTGAGTCCCAACTCTTTGGAGAGTACATAATTGGTGATGGCTCTGGCGATCCTGCCGTTGCCGTCATCGTAAGGGTGGATGATGACAAACCACAGGTGTGCAATGGCACTTTTGATATAGGGATTATCTGTTGAAGTGTTGATATAGTGAAAAAAACGATCCATCTCTTCATCCAGATATTCCGGCGGAGGTGCTTCATAGTGTGTTTTTTCTTTCAATCCTTGACCAGATACAATAGACATGGCTTCAGTACGGTATGTGGCAACCTGTATTTTGACAAGTCCACTGTAACCCGTAGGAAAGAGGGCATTGTGCCATCCATGTATTCGCTCTTCTGTCAGTGGCTCATGGTTGAAGCTGCTGTCTATCAATACATCGACCAAGCCATCTGTATGGTGGGTTGAACGGTCGTTGGTATAGTCAAAACTCTCGTCAAGTTTTTTCCGTACAGATGAACGTACACTGTCCCTGCTGAGTATTTCACCTTCTATCTCTGAGGATGCCATGATCTCATTGGTCACTGCATCTACCTGAATAGAAGTGGTATTGTTTTTATCCAGTGTACTGATAGTGCCTTCAAGGATACCAGTATTTCGTGTTACTTGTGAAAGTACGGTATCTAATGCTTTATGGTCATATGGAAAACCCGGGTAAGACGGATGCTGCCAGATCCACTTCTTTGTCTCTTTCATTGAATACCTCTGATATGAATAACTGTTTAATCATATCATAAAATGATAAGAATATCAATTTAATCGTATCATTGTATGAAATAGAGTACTGCATAGATATGTAGAAAATAATCATTTTTAGAAGATTTTTACGGGAGTAAAAAATACAATCGCATTAAAAGTAAGAAGAACTTGATGGAGTATATGAATTTGGAAAAGCTGCTTGAAGACCTTACGGAAATGAGGTAGGGAAAAGGGCTTCAGGAGCTTGATATTGTATTATATAGCACATCATGCTTCTTGATAAGTACTCTGAATATTCACCTGATGCCCTTCTGCCAAGAGTATAGCTGCTTTTACTATTAGTTTTGCACGTGCATGTATAAAAGCTTCAAAATCTAATTTTAACTTTGAAATTTTTTCCTCTTCTGAGAGGTTTTCATAGCCACCATTTGAGAGCTCATCTATAGGTATAAGATGTGATTGAAGTCTTTCCTGTACAATCTGTTCGGTTGTCCACTCATATCTTTCCTTCATGTAGGTAAGTGGATCTTTCCTGCCTATGGAAATATTTGTTTTATCCTCTATCAGTGCACAATTTAGAGCTAAAAAGCTAGGAATATCAGCTTCTTTGAGTAAGGCATCTGGAAAAATATGATGATAATGTCGTTTTTCTATATTGTTAACATCCACACGCTGTCCTGTCGAAAAGTCCAGTGCGCCAAGACGACATGCCACAGCAAGCACGGCACGACCACGAATTGTTGCACGTTTAGGCCATTCAGCCGTGTATAGTTCTTCAGCCTCTACCATCTGATGGTCTTTGAAGATAGGAACATCATTCACACTATATAGAGAATCATCTTTCTTTTTGTCTCCACGTATAATACGTTTTAAAATGGAAAAATCAGCATACGCATGTGTCGCTGCCGAGTTCTCGTATCGATCAGAGAAAAAGGAGTGCCATAAATATTTTTTCAATAATAGTTCATCTTGTCCTTTTTTATCTCCAGACTCAGGAATGTCACTATAAAGTGCAGCGATAACAGCTAAAACAGCATTTGTTGGAAGTCTTTGTCTATCAAAGATCCCTTCATTTTTTAAAAATAGAGCCATATTATGAAGCCCTTTTTTCATAATATTCCACTGCTCCACTATTTTACGTTTGTCCATATCCCAGGCACCACGCTGATTAGGAAGCTTATCTTGTAATAGTGCAGAGGTAGTAAGAATGAGGTCTGGTAACTCAGAGTATTTAGCTATAGAAGGATATTCATTATTAATGCCGTCTACAAGATCATGAAGAGATTGCCCCATAACACTTTCAACTTCAGCAACAATAATATCATAAGTGGAAAGAGGTTTGCTGTTTGTATTCATATTGATGAAAACCTGCAAAGCTATACTTTTATCTGTATGCGAGGGGAGTGATAAATAAGGTAGGTTATAGTTGGCAACAATACTTCGTAAATCTTTAATCTTATCACTCACCTGTTTTTTTAACTGATAAAATGATTCAATGGCGTCCATGCCACCATTTTTTGGTTTCATAGGTGCAGTTGCCAGGTCAACCCATTTGTCTATCTCTTCTTGAATATCGGTAGGTTTGAGAAGGTACGTAGGGAACAAGCCTCTTTCCAGGCATTGTGATGGAATATCACACCACAAAGGATATTTTGTTCCTTTTTTTAAGTAGCGTCCACGGAAAAATACGGTCAAGTCATCTCGATCTTCATCGTTATCATAGGAATCGAACTCTTCAAGATAAACATAGTATGTTTCCCAGTCATAGTTGTTATGCAGAGTACGCCATAATGCAGTCAATCTTTGTTGTCCATCTAAAAGGTGCTCTTGTACACGATTATTGGTTTCTGGTGCAGTTTCCAAATAGCGGGAAATGAACTTTTCCTCATCTCCTACTTCCAGAATAAGTGTTATTCCAAGAGGTAAGTTCTTAATGATAGTTTCAAGAAGACTGCTTATTCTATGCTTGTCCCAAGCTTCAAATCTTTGGAACCTTGGTAGTTTTATTTCACCGTGGCGGATCTTCCCATACCAGTCTTCAAGCTTTCTATTTCGTGCTTCCATAACTACTCTCCATATTTCATCTTAAAGTCTATTTTATCTGAAGTTTTATATGAATCTTGATGATTCATAAAATTTATATCTAAAAAATATGATGAATTAAGAGGCCTGTGAAATCAGGTAGTAAATGAGTAGTCAAATGAACATTACGCAGCCTCCTGTAAATTTTGATACCATACCTTCCAAGAAGCATCCCACCTAAAACCTAATGGCTTAATATGCTGTTGTTTTCCATAGGTAGAGCCAGTAACTACAAGTTTCACCGTTCTGTTCAATTACATCAAGACCAAGCAGCTGAAGTTGTATATAGAGGGTTTTGTGTATCCTGTTGTGCTTGTGGCTGGTTTGGTAGTATCTGTTTTTGTCTGTTGCTGACTGTGGTCAACATTCTTTTAACTCTTATCATAGAGGGCATTCCCAAATTGATTTCCAAATGTCCTTAATGCATGTTTGAGTCTATCAGTTACAGTTTCCTTTACTCCTGATTCATGAGCCGAAGCATAGTATCTGGCAATACCCGTACCGAAACCAATATCCTCTCTGCTAACAGTGGCTTGATGGTGTAGGTCATAGATGGTCACAGCTACGATAGCCTTGTGCCCAATGACTTTGCTCTGGTTTTGATTGAGCTCTTCACTTACCTGTTCCGGTAGAGTTACATTGTACGACCAGTTCCCGAAACCAAAGGCGAAGTTTACCGTATCGATGATGTCATACCCATCCAGATAAGAGAGGGAGATGTTACCTTGTTGTCGTGTTTTTACTCTACAGCTGTCAAAATTGTACTTGAGCAGATAGTTTTGTTTGTCTGTGCTGAGGTCTCCGATCCAATGGTTTTGGCTTGTTGCAGTTTCTTCTTGAGTTCAGTCAGTTGTTTGATCTCATTGGAGAGATGGTCTATCTTGTTATCAATCTCCATAAATAAGAGAGCGATGTAGGCACTCTTGACATAATAGGGTTTGTCACTCGCAAGTATTTCTTGTCTCTTTATTTAGGCTTGTTGTTACCGTATGGGGGGGGATAGTCGAGCTTGTTAATGTGATGATAGAAGTGCCACCATCTGAATCATTTAGGTAAGGGATAATCGACTATTTTCTCTTTGTTTGCTCTTGGAGTACAGCGGTTACAACAGCGAGGGAAATGGCAGCGAGTTGTTTCCATGGCATTTTTTCCTCCTTGTAGAAAAATTTTAAGCATAGTGCTTGCCTATAAGGATAGATACCAGTATTTGTAAGAGAAGTTCAGAGTATTTGGCAAGGTTACTGTAATAAACTATAGATCTTACATAAAAATACAATAAAACCATTTTGTGATAAGATAGAAGGAAAATAAACAGATTAGATATATTCAATAACAACAAAAAGAAGCCAAAGGTATGAAGTTGTTGTAAATTTTGATTTCTTGAAAGGGTAGAGAATGCTGATGCGATTTATGAATAGAGAACAGTTGTATGAAGAGGTATGGAGTAATCCTTTGACAAAACTTTCTTTAAAATATAATCTTGCAACATATAAATTAAAAAAACTCTGTGATACTCTTTTGGTTCCTTTACCAAAAGTAGGGCATTGGTCCAAAATTGCATTTGGAAAAAAAGTAGATGTACCACCTCTTCCTGCATATAATAGATGTCGACTAGAACCCAGAGATTCAACTTTTTTGAATAAAAAAACTGCACCTATTTTACCTACAAAGATAACCGTTAAAAAAAAGTTTACTTATGGTATCAAGGTAAAGAAAAATTTGACAAAACCACATCCAATTACGGTAAAAACACGTGATGGATTAAAAAGATGTAAGACGGATGAATATGGTATGAAAAAACCCTGGGGAGGTGGATTCGACCTGAGGGTTTCAAAGGTTAATGAACGAAGAGCACTCCTTATTATAGATACCTTATGTAAATGGTTTGAAAAAAACAATATAAAGATACATCTTCCTTTTGAGAGAAGCAATACAACAGAAGTAGTCATTGATAATCAGCGTATTAGAATAAAAATCGAAGAGAAGTCAAAGTTAACAGGAAAAACCTTAACAGAAAGATGGAGTGGATATGAGTACTATACACGTGAATATACACCGACTGAACAGCTTGCCCTTGTTATAGATAATTATTGTTGGGGGTGTTCGATCCGTAAGGTATGGCGTGATGGAAAAACCAGTAAGATAGAAGAGAAACTTGATGAGTTTGTTGCGGCACTGTTTCAACATGCAGAATATGAAAAAGCACGAGAGTTGCGTCTTGAAGCAGAAAGAATAGAAAGAGAAAAACAGCAGAGACTCAAAAAATATCATGATGCCTGTACTAAGCTGGAACAGGAAATGCTTAATGACTTGGTACAGCAGAGTAAAAATGCAACGTATAGTAGAGAGCTTTATAAGTATATAGATGAAGTAAAACAAAAAGCAAAACTTGAATACAAAAATGCCGAGTATCCTGAAGGGTTAATAAATTGGATAAGCTGGGCGGAGAACCATGCCCGTGAGTTGGATCCGCTTAGTAAAGGTCTGCCTACCTATCGGAAGGCAACGGAGATTATTGATATTGAGGATATGGATAAATACTAAATAGATTGTAGATGTTGTAAAATATTTTTATTCTGCAGAGTTTGTCAAATATAAACCATTTTGATTAATTGTTGTAAAAAAATGTTGTAAAATATTTTAGAAATACTTTAATATACCGTTATATGGGGATGAAGTAAGTGGTGGGTCCTCGGGGACTCGAACCCCGGACCACTCGGTTATGAGCCGAGTGCTCTAACCAGCTGAGCTAAAGACCCTCATTAGGCAGGTTTGCCTTTTGTTTGCATGGTTATTTTTGCGTCAGAAGTATAGCGATTGTAGTCTTTGAAGGCAATTAAATTCTGTAGAATCCCGAAAATTACAGCGAAAATGATGAAAGAGGTTCCCCCGTGGCTGAACATCGGCAGCGGGAGGCCTACGACGGGGGCCAGGCCGATGATCATGAAGATATTGACCCCCATATAGACGAAGAAGAGCCATGCCAGTCCTGCAGAGAAGGTCTTGATGAGATAGTCCCTTGAATATTTGGCCGAGAGATAGAGCAGGTGCAGGATAAGCAGGATGTACAGAGAGATGACCGTAACCATCCCTTTAAGGCCGAATCTCTCTCCCAGGTAGGCAAAGATGAAGTCAGTGGAAGAGACCGGCAGGAACTTGAGCTGTGTCTGTGTAGCATTTTCTTTGCTCTGTCCTTCAATACCACCCGAACCAATGGCGATGAGTGCCTGTCTTACCTGGTAGCTCGGTTTGTTGATCATGTCATGGATACGCTTTTTCTGATAGGGTTTAAGGCCATGCTCATAGACAAGAGGTGCACCGGCACCCGCCAGTATGAGAAGGGTGACCCAGATCTTCCAGTCGATACCGATGATGAAGAGGATACCGTAACCGGTAATAAGGAGTACCAGTGCCGTTCCCAGGTCAGGCTCCTTGGCGATGATGACAAAGGGGATGATGATGACCAGGGAGAGGACAAAGAAGCCTATGAGGCCGTACCCGCTTCTTGGAGGTGGTTTTCTGGAAATGAGGTAGGCAAGCAGCATGATGACGTTGACCTTGATGAACTCCGAGGGCTGGATGGTGACACCGATACCGGGGATCTCGATCCATCTTTGGGCACCCAGGACACTTTTACCGACAAACTCAACGGCAACGAGCAGCGCAAGGTTGACAATGTAGAAGAGTGGGGCGAACCACCAGAGTATACGTCTCCAT
The window above is part of the Sulfurovum riftiae genome. Proteins encoded here:
- a CDS encoding tyrosine-protein phosphatase; translation: MFSFFKKKEEKKSAPRLRVDLHSHLIPGIDDGSQSMEESLSLLRGMKSLGYEKVITTPHIMSDAYKNTPKNIKEGLIKLRETALNEGIEIEINAAAEYYLDDGFVDLLEQGEMMTVNGKYLLFETSYVSKPLRTEEMIFEITSAGYTPIMAHPERYRYIKEPMKEYGRFKELGVLFQVNLNSFGGHYGRSAKVLADFLSKNGMIDYLGSDVHHQKHVSSLKNIFLSDVYREIFEHNKILNHQLV
- a CDS encoding polysaccharide biosynthesis/export family protein, with amino-acid sequence MLKKSIAVLGALLMLVGCGSLDSEYQLVQNEKSTVQEDVAVPKGSIEYRILPQDRLKVVFYRDPQQSAEVSTGELGQEMNTDGILVNTAGYVTLPLIGKVKVAGLTQTQAADRITQRLRKYLNSPSVYVEVMNKRIYVLGEVNKPGVVKLDREKMTLFEAIAFSGDLTDNAVRDNIIIVSNKPGKGLTMRSVDLTNFKTMRYASLMLRPNDIVYVQPDGWKEFRVKSNNFTAPFETITKIAAPFVTLKYLSD
- a CDS encoding glycosyltransferase family 4 protein; this translates as MLLFEFISVFVLSALLIYVVKEHAEKWGMTDIPNDRSTHVHHTVRGAGIGFYLATVIVLALFSHEMVLSHLWTFVAIFLVFFVGVLDDHNDTSPNTKFFIIILSTVFLYFDGIVISDLGIFFGVELSLGWFALPFTIFAVTGFTNALNLIDGLDGLAGTISIVILLGFFTVGYQYDDLFMMYLSGSFIAALSAFLIYNWHPASIFMGDSGSLTLGFIISLLAIRSLEYLPTISILFVAAIPILDTLVVMIRRKRNGRSMFSADRCHIHHILRHFFAEDTPKTVFFLGVFQAVYTFTGLQLAKDTDEGYLLMLFALNVITFYLFLGAMIKRQKREC
- a CDS encoding helix-turn-helix domain-containing protein, producing MHFNEYLRSCREHAHLTQEQLVQELYNYDIGSFTGLETSTLSKWERSIVKPKLSRQVRIMQYFQTRTNSALPCWEEYSETDAEEMICKAGMRNLLGKSKELILNFPQKMIGADDLKVLQLRNSEMIDKIIDINIDLDRGFNHKFTELLPEHFKEWALHPSNSFFVCDYKGQFFGLLFTLRLKPEAFEKIINLEIREKDLTLEDFASFDEMGSSYVISFFAMNEKAATMLFIRYYAHLIANQKAIEEVGVATMMEDARKLLVNMNLKEHYSMTLDNGKTIQTYRESLSNFLASEYTVKMILSRQECPEE
- a CDS encoding Fic family protein, which encodes MKETKKWIWQHPSYPGFPYDHKALDTVLSQVTRNTGILEGTISTLDKNNTTSIQVDAVTNEIMASSEIEGEILSRDSVRSSVRKKLDESFDYTNDRSTHHTDGLVDVLIDSSFNHEPLTEERIHGWHNALFPTGYSGLVKIQVATYRTEAMSIVSGQGLKEKTHYEAPPPEYLDEEMDRFFHYINTSTDNPYIKSAIAHLWFVIIHPYDDGNGRIARAITNYVLSKELGLSHKYFSISSAVIDDKRNYYNILEKTNKLLYNLAYDFTLWILWHTNMINSAIHISLENIQTVVKKAKFWDRTRDLHLNEKQIKMLNKLLDAGEGKFEGGLTNKKYRSITGTTQVTASRHIKELVDKGLIREIEGHGGRSTRYDIAWEA
- a CDS encoding DUF262 domain-containing protein, with the translated sequence MEARNRKLEDWYGKIRHGEIKLPRFQRFEAWDKHRISSLLETIIKNLPLGITLILEVGDEEKFISRYLETAPETNNRVQEHLLDGQQRLTALWRTLHNNYDWETYYVYLEEFDSYDNDEDRDDLTVFFRGRYLKKGTKYPLWCDIPSQCLERGLFPTYLLKPTDIQEEIDKWVDLATAPMKPKNGGMDAIESFYQLKKQVSDKIKDLRSIVANYNLPYLSLPSHTDKSIALQVFINMNTNSKPLSTYDIIVAEVESVMGQSLHDLVDGINNEYPSIAKYSELPDLILTTSALLQDKLPNQRGAWDMDKRKIVEQWNIMKKGLHNMALFLKNEGIFDRQRLPTNAVLAVIAALYSDIPESGDKKGQDELLLKKYLWHSFFSDRYENSAATHAYADFSILKRIIRGDKKKDDSLYSVNDVPIFKDHQMVEAEELYTAEWPKRATIRGRAVLAVACRLGALDFSTGQRVDVNNIEKRHYHHIFPDALLKEADIPSFLALNCALIEDKTNISIGRKDPLTYMKERYEWTTEQIVQERLQSHLIPIDELSNGGYENLSEEEKISKLKLDFEAFIHARAKLIVKAAILLAEGHQVNIQSTYQEA
- a CDS encoding Rad52/Rad22 family DNA repair protein; its protein translation is MGDLSTDKQNYLLKYNFDSCRVKTRQQGNISLSYLDGYDIIDTVNFAFGFGNWSYNVTLPEQVSEELNQNQSKVIGHKAIVAVTIYDLHHQATVSREDIGFGTGIARYYASAHESGVKETVTDRLKHALRTFGNQFGNALYDKS
- a CDS encoding FtsW/RodA/SpoVE family cell cycle protein; the encoded protein is MFDYDKRIFKNFSYLLMLQLFPLFFISSYLIYEINEHLFQKQMIYYGIAAVAFVVSSLIPWRRILWWFAPLFYIVNLALLVAVEFVGKSVLGAQRWIEIPGIGVTIQPSEFIKVNVIMLLAYLISRKPPPRSGYGLIGFFVLSLVIIIPFVIIAKEPDLGTALVLLITGYGILFIIGIDWKIWVTLLILAGAGAPLVYEHGLKPYQKKRIHDMINKPSYQVRQALIAIGSGGIEGQSKENATQTQLKFLPVSSTDFIFAYLGERFGLKGMVTVISLYILLILHLLYLSAKYSRDYLIKTFSAGLAWLFFVYMGVNIFMIIGLAPVVGLPLPMFSHGGTSFIIFAVIFGILQNLIAFKDYNRYTSDAKITMQTKGKPA